From the Papaver somniferum cultivar HN1 chromosome 2, ASM357369v1, whole genome shotgun sequence genome, the window aattgtttttaattattttttatattatttaaaattgctgacatcatcatgagtcagcGTGGACTAAATTGCAAATATTTagattaaataataataatgaggGTTATTAATCGGAAATGCTAGTTGGCTCCCCGTTCTCCACCTCCCTATTCTCCTCCCTACAATCTAAGCCCCACATCCATATCGAGATTCGCATTCAGGTTCAGGTGGGGTTCACCATTCCCCTAATGTGGGGTTTAGATTGTAGGGAGGAGAATAGGGAGGTGGAGATTAGGAAGCCAAATAGCACCGCCGGTTATTAATGTACATTCCATATTTTTGGACTAAGTTGTACCTAGTTGACTCGGATTGGACTAAAGTGTACCTTTGGAttgatttttggactaaaccgtatttttccagTATTACTTAGGTTAAGGGAGAGCTCCATCTATGATCGACATCCATATTTGTTAGCCGAATTCTTTGCATACTAGgaaaccaagtcttgttcttATTCTTAATCTGAATCTTATGAACAGGGATGCCTACTCATATAAATAATCCCGGATGATATCTTATTGTGCGCAATCTTCCATGAGGGGCAAAAGCATTCCTTTAAAGGTTGTGTACGTCAAGTGATTATTCAAAAAAACAAATAAGTAGGCACAGATATAAATTGAGATTCAGATTAGTCGATGGAGAATCTTCCTCAGGAGATTATATCAGAGATACTTTCACGGTTACCAATTGAAACCATATTACAGTGCAAGCATGTATGCAAAACATGGGAAAAGCTCCTTGATCATGTTAAGGTTGGTACCATCTACGCGAGAGGGTCTGAAGATCACAAAAAGTGCAGCAGAGTCAGATTTTTCTACACGGAGAAAGCATATGATGAAATTGATTTAGATGGTGAGGTTGATGTCAATAAGCATTACCCTTGGTATGTGGTTTCTAAATACAACCGATTTTGTCTTACTTTAACAAGCTTGTTCATCAATGATATCTTAATTGGTTCAtgtaatggtttgatttgtttggCTACAGTATTGCTCTTCATGCATGAACCTATCTTCATCTTTAATCCTTTTATTCCAAATGAATTAATCGTTCTTCCACCGATAAGAATATCAGATCTAGACTTTGATCCACTAGTTGTTAGTGGGTTTGGTTACGCTCGTTCAACAGATGAGTATAAGGTCATTAGAATCTATTATCCTAATTATTTTTGGCAATCACCCTGCGTTGGACGAGTGGAGGTATACACTATTGGTAGTGGTTATGGATGGCGAAATAAAGGAGAAACTAGTTACTGCTTTTGCAATTCACCTGGTGTTCTTGTCGATGGAAATCTGCATTGGTTGGATTATAAGCAGTGGAAGGTTGTTGCCTTCGATCTAGTAACCGAGGAGTTTCGGGTTCTTCCATCGCCACCTTGTTTCTTCTGGCTTACAGTTGTTACCAAGGTTATCAATCTCATTCATTCGCCTAATCCATTTAGGTTTTTGGAAGACAATTTTCAACTACACGTACTGGGCGGTTTTCTTTGTGTTATTTATAATAACAATGGCGACCGTTTAGACATATGGGTATTAAAGACGGATGAAAAGGAACACA encodes:
- the LOC113351317 gene encoding F-box protein At3g07870-like; this encodes MENLPQEIISEILSRLPIETILQCKHVCKTWEKLLDHVKVGTIYARGSEDHKKCSRVRFFYTEKAYDEIDLDGEVDVNKHYPWYVVSKYNRFCLTLTSLFINDILIGSCNGLICLATVLLFMHEPIFIFNPFIPNELIVLPPIRISDLDFDPLVVSGFGYARSTDEYKVIRIYYPNYFWQSPCVGRVEVYTIGSGYGWRNKGETSYCFCNSPGVLVDGNLHWLDYKQWKVVAFDLVTEEFRVLPSPPCFFWLTVVTKVINLIHSPNPFRFLEDNFQLHVLGGFLCVIYNNNGDRLDIWVLKTDEKEHKFEWVWKKEFSVECLEKDHTYEPFSITRNNKLLLWYDKYILLCYHPKIAAFSKLSDYEHVNEDVKYYQAIPHMKTSVSVLALEGKVQEISASQSEKERNNLFAEDVDYTELGRITWLEPEDKSFLYNFV